A segment of the Alkalidesulfovibrio alkalitolerans DSM 16529 genome:
CCCAGGCCTTCCAGACCGACGCCCTAAAGGAAGCGAACGTCTCGGCAAAACCCTGAAGCGGCAATTCGGCTCGCGTGCCGGTCTTGCGGCACTTGATCTCCACCACCCCGCGTTCCAGGCCCTTTGCGCCCACCACGAGTTGCATGGGCAGGCCGATCAGGTCCGCATCCTTGAACTTGACGCCGGGCCGCTCGTCGCGGTCGTCGAGAAGAACGTCCAGCCCCAGCGCGCCAAGCTCGCGGTAGATGTCCTCGGCCTTGGCAGCCGCGGCCGGGTCCTTGCCCGCCAGCGAGACGACCACCGCTTCGAAGGGCGCGATGGACGGCGGCAGCAACAGGCCGTCGGCGTCGTGGTTCTGCTCGATGGCCGAGGCCACGATGCGCGAGACGCCGATGCCGTAGCACCCCATGACGATGATGCGCTCCTTGCCGTCCTCGTCGAGGTATGTGGCTTTCATGGCCTTGGAGTACTTGGTTCCGAGCTTGAAGACGTGGCCGACCTCGATGCCCTTGGAGAGCGTGAGCGCCGTGCGGCAGCGTGGGCATACGTCGCCCTCGCCCACGTTGCGCAGGTCGGCGAAGGTGGCCGAGGGCACGTCGCGGGAGATGTCCACGTCCTTCAGGTGGGCGTCGGCCTCGTTGGCGCCCACGATCAACCCGGTCAGGCTGCGAAGCTCCCGGTCCGCCACGATGACGTCCACGGACAGCCCCACGGGACCGGCGAAGCCGACGGGCGCGCCGCTCCAGGCCTTGACCTGCTCCTCGGAGGCCATGCGCACCTCGGTGGCGTCGAGCGCGTTCTTGAGCTTGACCTCGTTCAGTTCGCGATCGCCGCGCACCAGCGCGGCCACCGGCCTGCCGTCCACGTCGTAGAGCAGCGTCTTGACGATCGCGCGCGGCGAAACGCCCAAAAAGGCCGCGACCTCCTCCACGGTGTGCGCGCCGGGCGTGGCCACCTTGGCGTACTGGCCGCAGCACTCGGGACAGTCATCCAGGGAGCACACGGCCTCGGCCTTCTCCAGGTTGGCCGCGTAGTCGCAGTTCTCGGCCAGGCAGGCGGCGATGGTGTCCTCGCCGGTCTCGGCCAGGACCATGAACTCGTGCGAGAAGCTGCCGCCGATGGAGCCGGAGTCGGCCTCCACGGCCTTGAAGCGCAGGCCCAGGCGGCGGAAGATGCGCGTGTAGGCGTCGTACATGGACTTGTAGGAGACGTCCGCGCCCGCGTCGTCGCGGTCGAAGGAATAGGCGTCCTTCATGGTGAACTCGCGGCAGCGCATCAGGCCGAAGCGCGGCCGGATCTCGTCGCGGAACTTGGTCTGGATCTGGTAGAGGTTCAGCGGCAGTTGGCGGTAGGAGCGCACCTCGTGGCGCACAAGGTCGGTGATGACCTCCTCGTGCGTGGGGCCAAGGCAGAAGTCCGAATCCTTGCGGTCCTTCAGGCGCAACAGCTCCTTGCCGTAGAACTCCCAGCGGCCGGTCTCCTTCCACAGGTCGGCGGGCTGGACCATGGGCAGCAGCACTTCCTGGGCTCCGGCGCGGTTCATCTCCTCGCGCACGATGGCCGCGACCTTGTTCAGGGCGCGAAGCCCGAGCGGCAGAAAGGAGTAGATGCCGCTCGTGAGCTGGCGGATGTATCCGGCGCGGGCGAGCAGCTTGTGGCTGACGACTTCGGCGTCGCGCGGCGCCTCCTTGAGCGTGGGCGCGTAGAGCCTGCTGAAACGCATTCGTGTCTCCTCGGAATTACTGCATTTTTCGTTGCGAAAGGAAAAGTTCGAGCTCGTCCATGAAACCGGCCAGAAGCTCGTCGTAGCCGCCGCGAAGGCTTTTCACCACCTCGCCCTTGCGGAAGATCACGGCCTTGCCCCGCCCGCCCGCGATGCCGATGTCGGCCTCGCGCGCCTCGCCCGGACCGTTGACCACGCAGCCCATGACCGCGACCTTGAAGACCTCGGGCACGGTACGCAGCCGCTCCTCCACGGCGTTGGCCAGGCGGATCAGGTCGATCTCGGTGCGGCCGCAGGTGGGGCAGGAGACGATCTCCGGGCCGCGCGCGCGGATGTTCAGCGAGCGCAGGATCTCGTAGGCCACGTCCATCTCGGCCACGGGGTCGTGGGTCAGCGAGACGCGCAGAGTGTCACCGATGCCCTCGGCCAGAAGAACGCCGAGCCCCACGGCCGACTTGACCGAGCCGCGCAGCAGCGTGCCCGCCTCGGTGACGCCGATGTGCAGCGGATAGTCCGCGCGCGCGGCCATCAGCCGGTAGGCCGCGATGGTGTCCATGACCGAGGAGGACTTGAGTGAAATCTTGATCTCGTGAAAGCCGCGCTTCTCCAGCATGGCCACGTGGTGCAGGGCGCTCTCCACCATGGCCTCGGGCGTGGGGCCGCCGAAGCGGGCCAAAAGCGCCTTCTCCACCGAGCCGGAATTCACGCCGATGCGGATGGGCAGGCCATGGTGCCGCGCGGCCGCGACCACCGTGTCCACCTTGTCCTCGCCGCCGATGTTGCCGGGATTGATGCGCAGCCCCTTAATGCCGGCCTCGGCCGCCATGACCGCAAGGCGGTGGTCGAAATGGATGTCCGCCACCAGCGGCACGGGCGAGGCCGCGACAATGGCCGGGAGCGCGGCCGCGGCGCGCTCGTCGATGACCGCGAGGCGCACGATCTCGCAGCCCGCCTCGGCCAGGCGTTCGATCTGGGCCAGGGTTGCGGCCGCGTCGCGGGTGTCCGTGTTGCACATGGACTGCACGCGGATGGGGTTGCCGCCGCCTATCAGGTAGGGACCAAGGCGGATGGCGCGCGTGGCGCGGCGTGTTGGGGCTGATTGCTGTGCGGCGTGCATGGGCTCCGAACTCTGAAAGAAAATAATACTGTAAAGGAAAAATTCCTATCCCAAATCAATCCGCAAGCCAAGCGTCCGCACTCGCCGCCGGGGCGGCGCCCAGCGCTTGGGGGGCCGTCAGAAATAGCCCAGGGCGCGCAATTGCTCCATGTGCGCCTCCTTGTCCGGCGCGCGGCCCGCGCGTTCGGCCCCAAGGCCCTCGGCGGGCTCGGTGCAGGGCGCGCAGCCGAGCGAGCGGTAGCCCTGGTCGTAGAGTTCGCAGTACGGCAGCCGCTCCTGCATGAGCCAGGCCCAGACGTCCATTTCGGTCCATTCGAGCAGCGGATGGGCGCGCAGGTGCGCCGGTTCGGCCTGCGGTTCGACCGCTGCAAGCCCTGCCCGCGCCGGGTGTTCATCGCGCCGGATGCCGGTGATGAGCAGCGTGAGGCCGAGTTCGCGCACGCCATCGAGCAGCGGCCCAATCTTGCGCGCGGCGCAGCAGGCCCGTTTGTCGTGCTCCGGCAGGGCCGCGCAGTCAGGCGCGGGGCGCAAGACGTGCAGCGCAGTGCCGAAGCGACCGGCCAGGGCGTCGCGCACGGCCAGCACCTCGGGAAATTTCAGCCCCGTATCCAGCGACACGGCCACGGGCCGCGCGCCAGGTCCGTGGACGCGGCAAAGGGCCTCGCGCCACAGCGCCAGGGCCACGGTGGAATCCTTGCCGCCGGTGAAGGCCACGGCCGC
Coding sequences within it:
- a CDS encoding proline--tRNA ligase codes for the protein MRFSRLYAPTLKEAPRDAEVVSHKLLARAGYIRQLTSGIYSFLPLGLRALNKVAAIVREEMNRAGAQEVLLPMVQPADLWKETGRWEFYGKELLRLKDRKDSDFCLGPTHEEVITDLVRHEVRSYRQLPLNLYQIQTKFRDEIRPRFGLMRCREFTMKDAYSFDRDDAGADVSYKSMYDAYTRIFRRLGLRFKAVEADSGSIGGSFSHEFMVLAETGEDTIAACLAENCDYAANLEKAEAVCSLDDCPECCGQYAKVATPGAHTVEEVAAFLGVSPRAIVKTLLYDVDGRPVAALVRGDRELNEVKLKNALDATEVRMASEEQVKAWSGAPVGFAGPVGLSVDVIVADRELRSLTGLIVGANEADAHLKDVDISRDVPSATFADLRNVGEGDVCPRCRTALTLSKGIEVGHVFKLGTKYSKAMKATYLDEDGKERIIVMGCYGIGVSRIVASAIEQNHDADGLLLPPSIAPFEAVVVSLAGKDPAAAAKAEDIYRELGALGLDVLLDDRDERPGVKFKDADLIGLPMQLVVGAKGLERGVVEIKCRKTGTRAELPLQGFAETFASFRASVWKAWGLSVSEGERG
- the ispG gene encoding flavodoxin-dependent (E)-4-hydroxy-3-methylbut-2-enyl-diphosphate synthase; translated protein: MHAAQQSAPTRRATRAIRLGPYLIGGGNPIRVQSMCNTDTRDAAATLAQIERLAEAGCEIVRLAVIDERAAAALPAIVAASPVPLVADIHFDHRLAVMAAEAGIKGLRINPGNIGGEDKVDTVVAAARHHGLPIRIGVNSGSVEKALLARFGGPTPEAMVESALHHVAMLEKRGFHEIKISLKSSSVMDTIAAYRLMAARADYPLHIGVTEAGTLLRGSVKSAVGLGVLLAEGIGDTLRVSLTHDPVAEMDVAYEILRSLNIRARGPEIVSCPTCGRTEIDLIRLANAVEERLRTVPEVFKVAVMGCVVNGPGEAREADIGIAGGRGKAVIFRKGEVVKSLRGGYDELLAGFMDELELFLSQRKMQ
- a CDS encoding phosphoadenosine phosphosulfate reductase family protein: MADMLDASLAEKYEASLALCLELARAHDPARAAVAFTGGKDSTVALALWREALCRVHGPGARPVAVSLDTGLKFPEVLAVRDALAGRFGTALHVLRPAPDCAALPEHDKRACCAARKIGPLLDGVRELGLTLLITGIRRDEHPARAGLAAVEPQAEPAHLRAHPLLEWTEMDVWAWLMQERLPYCELYDQGYRSLGCAPCTEPAEGLGAERAGRAPDKEAHMEQLRALGYF